In Salmo salar chromosome ssa15, Ssal_v3.1, whole genome shotgun sequence, one genomic interval encodes:
- the LOC106572442 gene encoding PRA1 family protein 2 yields MFVFRLKIVKMDVQPPPIRTLDDFVLNSSRFAVRDIRHLERWNNRIINNLLYYQSNYFVSFLTFLGIVGFFWPFHLFLGATVVTLIFMGFVWAAENQAPIRQLRRNHPSLALGAILGASFLFITVLGGVSVFLFGIAFPIFLILIHASVRLRTLKNKLENKLENIGLKRTPMGLLLESLGQEQEAGS; encoded by the exons ATGTTCGTTTTTAGATTGAAAATTGTGAAAATGGACGTGCAGCCGCCTCCTATCCGAACCTTGGATGATTTTGTTTTGAATTCGTCTCGGTTCGCCGTGCGAGACATTCGTCATCTGGAGAGATGGAACAATCGGATCATAAATAACTTGCTGTATTACCAGTCCAACTATTTCGTCTCGTTTTTGACATTCCTGGGAATAGTAGG GTTTTTCTGGCCCTTCCACCTCTTCTTGGGGGCCACAGTGGTGACGTTGATATTTATGGGGTTTGTGTGGGCAGCAGAGAACCAGGCCCCCATCAGACAGTTGCGACGGAACCACCCATCCCTGGCCCTGGGTGCCATCCTGGGGGCCAGCTTCCTCTTCATCACAGTGCTCGGAGGAGTATCCGTCTTCCTCTTCGGCATAGCCTTCCCCATCTTCT TGATACTGATCCACGCCTCTGTTAGGCTGAGGACCCTCAAGAACAAGTTGGAGAACAAGCTGGAGAACATTGGGCTGAAGAGAACACCCATGGGGCTCCTACTGGAGTCACTAGGACAGGAACAGGAGGCTGGGtcctag